One segment of Acidianus sp. HS-5 DNA contains the following:
- the cmr3 gene encoding type III-B CRISPR module-associated protein Cmr3, which produces MEEKIMIKISIKTVEPLMLRSQGEFGPLITGSHNFAQSLIIPRPSTIAGMLGSLAYDNLKTNLNNDWLVKLNHLLGNLTIYGTLVEVNEDYLFPLRLDNLFALVDQMDLSILYKMDELDEKHERWEKEIYDLFYEKNKLFDIIDFQNRIGIKIDKNTRTVKEHYLYSARYVSFKSNINYVIFIDGNDNLLGKINDEFMNLGGEGRVVKLKVIDECVPIDANTEYYLALSPILISDEILDDFLEKADKYIIMGKVDKISLGFDIGNKKRKEMLTAILEGSVIKKELIDFLNTIQSKTSSNYKIYEKIGYNTLTSLCQLRFRRK; this is translated from the coding sequence ATGGAGGAAAAAATAATGATTAAGATTTCAATAAAAACTGTTGAACCTTTGATGTTAAGAAGTCAGGGTGAATTTGGACCGTTAATCACTGGTTCCCATAATTTTGCCCAATCGTTAATAATACCTAGGCCTTCAACTATTGCTGGAATGCTAGGCTCTTTAGCATATGACAATTTGAAAACTAATCTAAACAACGATTGGTTAGTGAAACTTAACCACTTATTAGGTAATTTAACGATTTACGGTACCTTAGTAGAAGTGAATGAGGACTACCTATTTCCTCTTAGATTGGATAATTTGTTCGCTTTGGTAGATCAAATGGATCTTTCTATTTTGTATAAAATGGATGAATTAGATGAAAAGCACGAGCGTTGGGAAAAAGAGATCTATGATTTATTTTATGAAAAGAATAAATTATTCGATATAATAGATTTCCAGAATAGGATAGGAATAAAGATAGATAAGAATACTAGGACAGTTAAGGAACATTACCTATATTCTGCAAGGTATGTGTCTTTTAAGAGCAATATAAATTATGTAATATTCATAGATGGCAATGATAATTTATTGGGAAAAATCAATGATGAATTTATGAATTTAGGAGGTGAAGGCAGAGTAGTAAAACTCAAAGTGATAGACGAATGTGTCCCAATTGATGCTAATACTGAATATTATCTTGCTCTGTCTCCGATTTTAATATCTGACGAGATCTTGGATGATTTTTTAGAAAAAGCTGATAAATATATCATAATGGGTAAAGTTGATAAAATTTCCTTGGGATTTGATATTGGAAATAAAAAAAGAAAAGAGATGTTAACTGCAATTCTTGAGGGTAGTGTGATTAAGAAGGAGCTTATTGATTTTCTCAATACAATTCAAAGCAAAACATCTTCTAACTATAAAATATATGAAAAAATAGGATATAATACTCTCACTTCTCTTTGTCAGTTAAGATTTAGGAGAAAGTAA
- the cas10 gene encoding type III-B CRISPR-associated protein Cas10/Cmr2 — protein MSRRQITIKDFVLHKIKALLHDPPNKPAVISWNPQAPSGKTRRKHETEAKNLAIKLFNNTNIQSTEFNKIRDSKIKKADSLASSIDRYLGSITYGNSSLFPENNIFLKNILQPSLYVDGKYKLSDFPLFSKSNPSIPLNRNLARNYISILNRHITTLQNNVTLLYQLFYLEYELQWINENLPVGPADTRNPTHNIFDHLYATAAMMNWILTFSEDCGSKRKGYLLGIDTVGVADFISKGRKTRDIWISSYLVSALLWYVITNFIEEYGPDVVLFPSLRFNQFYAFYLLEKLRKEELDDEVINEVEQLVIKYIFNGDELFKKLKIPPYPIIPGRVTFILPGFKKDGDQYYSLSDDNYFILKVKERYNKGWKRLIQTLRIYSEKKRDDSFWNLVCNVLNRAEELLLTSPLKIRVRQVSVEKSEMFESSSKLRSDAWKVYDRKYRKLVSEFKKDKLIKVTPESHLKLFELTRDGKLPQFGEKSKRGYEFCTSCGVLPAVVIMPSEEEFEGNAVNLGLAKDKDDAKKLKKLISPGERLCPWCLAKRALGVEPRLIRSLLLGDLYDVNELVDNILQRQIEMEVPSTSDIASIKIFEELIQNADEICTDEGQELCKEGKKEKVSMWNWFNNNYPLSSIDISINPEDHWFSEARRKDYISIFKHIGTSFPSPYYALVRADSDYLGDLLEGKLTPYLAGIIDSGDYANISDKKDIVDKVLGDYLINAGSKSIVNYVKSVMECIEFQKTRDNHNCKMYPCIEKIYLNEVYKIKMRKHSYSNRFNEKNYIQEVNKSIKYFNEIFNEDRIIVTPAWHVAISSALNRGLLLELELVNKHKGFVIYAGGDDLLVMLPVDEVLAFVKESRRAFAGYGSGKIGNMCLENGFVKIGNAYYPSLPIVGRSYSVSIAHYADPLSTVINDSYNLLEEGKEMIRYKIKYNTEFKYIKKDVAIFRYQGLTSVIPLSLKRPIVDSANDFSNIASILDIISELKRKIDEGKISTSLLYDYEDYKDLIFVSSENEKSVTQALIDYWIKSNSQRGNDEIIFNEELYNVRLKVSNYIIKIPQDLISNIVYTLRIIYGGKNND, from the coding sequence ATGAGTAGGAGACAAATTACCATAAAAGATTTCGTGCTACATAAAATTAAAGCGCTATTACACGATCCGCCAAATAAACCAGCAGTAATAAGCTGGAATCCCCAAGCACCTTCGGGTAAGACTAGACGCAAACATGAGACTGAAGCAAAAAATTTGGCAATAAAACTTTTTAACAATACTAATATTCAATCTACTGAATTTAATAAAATTAGAGATTCTAAAATCAAGAAAGCTGATAGTTTAGCATCTTCAATCGATAGATATTTAGGCAGTATTACGTATGGAAATAGTAGTCTATTCCCTGAAAATAATATATTTTTAAAAAATATATTACAACCAAGTCTTTATGTAGATGGTAAGTATAAACTATCAGACTTTCCTTTATTTAGTAAGAGTAATCCCAGCATCCCCTTAAATCGTAATTTAGCAAGAAATTATATATCTATACTAAATAGACATATCACAACACTACAAAATAACGTAACGTTATTATATCAACTGTTTTATCTTGAGTACGAACTTCAATGGATTAACGAGAATTTACCGGTCGGGCCAGCAGATACTAGGAATCCTACTCACAATATTTTTGATCATTTGTACGCAACTGCAGCTATGATGAATTGGATATTAACATTTAGTGAAGATTGTGGAAGTAAAAGAAAAGGTTATCTACTAGGTATAGATACTGTAGGTGTTGCAGACTTCATAAGTAAGGGAAGAAAGACTAGGGATATTTGGATTTCAAGCTACCTAGTCTCAGCACTTTTATGGTACGTCATTACAAACTTCATAGAGGAATATGGTCCTGACGTTGTTCTCTTCCCATCTCTGAGATTTAATCAGTTTTATGCATTTTACCTCCTGGAAAAATTAAGGAAAGAAGAATTAGACGATGAAGTGATAAACGAAGTTGAACAGCTAGTAATTAAATATATATTTAATGGCGATGAACTCTTCAAAAAATTGAAAATTCCTCCGTATCCCATAATTCCCGGTAGGGTTACGTTTATCTTGCCTGGGTTTAAGAAAGACGGGGATCAATATTATTCCCTTTCAGATGATAACTACTTCATTTTGAAGGTAAAAGAGAGATATAATAAGGGCTGGAAGAGGCTAATTCAAACTTTAAGGATATATTCTGAAAAGAAAAGAGATGATAGTTTTTGGAATCTAGTATGTAACGTACTAAATAGGGCTGAAGAGTTATTACTTACTTCTCCTTTAAAGATTCGTGTAAGGCAGGTTAGCGTAGAGAAAAGCGAGATGTTTGAAAGTTCATCAAAATTAAGGTCTGATGCGTGGAAAGTTTACGATAGGAAATATCGGAAGCTAGTTAGTGAGTTTAAGAAGGATAAGTTGATTAAGGTTACACCAGAGTCTCATTTAAAGTTATTTGAGTTAACAAGGGATGGTAAATTACCTCAATTTGGCGAGAAATCAAAGAGAGGCTATGAATTTTGTACTTCTTGCGGAGTTTTACCTGCAGTAGTTATAATGCCTTCAGAGGAGGAATTTGAGGGAAATGCGGTTAACTTGGGCTTAGCTAAAGATAAGGATGATGCAAAGAAGTTGAAGAAGCTTATTTCTCCAGGAGAGAGATTATGCCCTTGGTGTTTAGCAAAGAGAGCTTTAGGCGTAGAACCTAGATTGATAAGATCTTTACTTTTAGGCGATCTATACGACGTGAATGAACTAGTAGATAATATATTGCAACGTCAGATAGAAATGGAGGTTCCCTCTACTAGTGATATAGCGTCAATCAAGATATTCGAGGAATTAATACAAAATGCTGATGAAATATGCACTGACGAAGGACAGGAACTTTGTAAAGAAGGTAAGAAGGAAAAAGTTTCAATGTGGAATTGGTTTAATAATAATTATCCTTTATCTTCAATAGACATAAGTATAAATCCAGAGGATCACTGGTTCAGTGAGGCTAGAAGAAAGGATTATATTTCAATATTCAAACATATTGGAACATCATTTCCTTCACCTTATTACGCATTAGTTAGAGCCGATAGTGACTATTTAGGTGACTTATTAGAGGGTAAATTAACACCTTACTTAGCAGGTATAATAGATTCTGGAGATTATGCAAATATAAGTGATAAGAAAGATATTGTAGATAAGGTTCTTGGAGATTATTTGATAAATGCTGGAAGTAAGTCGATAGTAAATTATGTAAAGAGCGTAATGGAATGTATAGAATTTCAAAAAACAAGAGATAATCATAATTGTAAAATGTATCCATGCATCGAGAAAATATATCTTAATGAAGTTTATAAAATTAAAATGAGAAAACACTCCTATTCCAATAGATTTAACGAAAAAAATTATATACAAGAAGTTAATAAGTCGATTAAGTATTTTAATGAAATATTTAACGAGGATAGAATTATAGTTACTCCGGCTTGGCATGTAGCAATTTCATCTGCATTAAATAGAGGCTTACTTCTAGAATTGGAATTAGTAAATAAACACAAAGGTTTCGTAATTTATGCTGGTGGAGACGACTTATTGGTAATGTTACCGGTAGACGAGGTTTTAGCTTTCGTTAAGGAGAGTAGAAGAGCATTTGCCGGATATGGAAGCGGAAAAATAGGAAATATGTGCCTAGAAAACGGATTCGTTAAAATTGGCAATGCGTATTATCCTTCATTACCTATTGTTGGTAGATCCTACTCTGTTAGTATAGCTCATTATGCTGATCCTTTATCTACTGTCATAAACGATTCTTATAACCTCTTGGAAGAAGGCAAGGAAATGATAAGATATAAAATAAAATATAATACAGAGTTCAAATACATTAAGAAGGATGTTGCAATATTTAGATATCAAGGTTTAACTTCGGTTATCCCTTTATCGTTAAAGAGACCTATAGTTGACTCTGCAAATGACTTTAGTAACATAGCATCTATCCTAGATATAATATCTGAATTAAAGAGGAAAATTGATGAGGGTAAAATTTCAACATCTTTACTCTATGATTATGAGGATTATAAGGATTTAATCTTTGTGAGCTCGGAAAATGAGAAATCTGTCACTCAAGCTCTAATAGACTATTGGATAAAAAGCAATTCTCAGAGAGGAAATGACGAAATTATTTTTAATGAGGAATTGTATAACGTTAGATTAAAAGTTTCCAATTATATAATAAAAATTCCTCAAGACCTCATTTCTAACATTGTTTATACTCTTAGAATAATTTATGGAGGAAAAAATAATGATTAA